TAATGGCTGcagttgaatttttcaaaTCTGCAGCACTTGTTTGCCTTTGGGCCCAGCTATGATTGCATTCCGGcttcatttgatttcattttattacgTTCTTTTGATTAGAAATGATAGCCAGCTATTGTTTTCATATCTacaacaatattatttttttatctACTTCTTTTTTGCCTATGACGGACGGTATTGTTTTGCTAACGGCTTAATTATGTGTTTTGAATAGTCGAAGAGCTTGCAATGCTATcgatgaaaatatttcattttaaattggatTCTTTTAAACCGGTTGGTTCATTTcattaaacaaattgcatttaaatttgtgtttaGAATACGTAAGAGCAACATAGTTAAACgtaaattacatacatatagtttAAAGTTGATTTTTTGTTCGTAACTTTCCCTAACTCCGAGAACTAGTTTTCCTATTGAAGAGCAGGTGATCAACTCTGCCATCTAGACGCCTCGCGCACACAAAGCTTTTCCCGTTTCCTGCTGAGCTGTTCAAATCGGGAATCGCTTCGCATGGGGAATCTGTGTCACTTGGGGGGCGTTCCAAGTTCCCAGAAGCCAACGAGCGAGCCCCCTTTTCCGACCAGAACTCCACCCCTGACCAGACTCCGCTTGATGCTGTGTCATGTTCATTGTTGTAGACAATGTCACACATACCGGACTGGGTAAGCGGACAAGAGAGCAAGTGTTTTGCTTTGTATTGTGGCCAACACCAGCCAGCTCCACAGCTCCTCAGCTCCTCGGCTCCTTTTGcccaatattttctttttgctgcAGTGCGTGGCAGCATTTGCTGGCCTTGAGCCAAAAGCCAGGGGCGCAGTGAAACGGGGATCGGATCGCACCGTCCTCCTTTGGTTATACTACATTCTGTCCTGCGACTACTGCGActaccgctgctgctgctgctctaaTGCAGATTTATTGTGGATGCCACCGCTGCGGGAATAAAAATTCCATGCGGATTGAGTTATGCGTCCGTTAGCTCCATTGCGCAGTGCCCCTTCTCCGCCCATCACGATTTTCCAGGCGAAAACCAACCGTGCTGTCTGCTTGGTATCACATGTCCCGTTCGCTTTGTGCGAATTTCCACTGATGTCATCGCCTGCATAAATTGCAACATGGACTCAGCTTCGGCAATGTGGTTTAGCGGCAAAGTGGCAGCGGTTACGCCCCGTTTTCCGCTGCCAGCACTTTCACTGCATTTCCTCAAACAGTTTGCACCTATCCGGCAAATGCTGCTCCCCGATTACGTGACGCCACGTGCGGGAATCCggagctcctcctcctttttttgtCCGTGTCTTCGATCTAGATTTTTATGCGGGGTACTTGCGGCTCTAAAGGGGCATATTCAATTCCATTCCCAACTCCCTGAGTTCATTTCAGATCGAgattaatgaaaactattaaGCTCTGAATCGTTCTTTCATTTTGAATTGCCGGAAAGGAAAAGGCTTTAGTCATTTATAAATCCTTATGAACACCTGAagaactttgttttttcttttatgtagGGTATTTTTACGTGCCAACTATTGCCCAACTTTGGGTTTCTTGCATTTTACAACTGCGGCGACTTCAACTTCCACTTTTTGGTTTGCATTTTATAATTGCTCGGGAAGTTTCGCCAGCCTGGTTGTTCTTCGGAGCCTTCTGTTAAGTTCCGTCTGCAGACAAAAGATAGTTTCCCATCCAGTTACGTACGGGTCAAAACAAAGTTTTCATAGTGCCGCTTTCTTGGGCCGAGAGGTCAGCAACCCAGTGGGGATAACACGAttgcaataaattatgaaGTTCATTCACAGCATAAATGAGGGAAACGTGCAATTAAAGTTGGGCCACATATGAAGCTGAAGTGCCCGACAACTGATTGTTAATTGGATTTGAGGGCATGGATATGATACTCGCTCGTATCAGGGAAGGAAGTGCTCAAAATGGGAAAAGTACTCCAAGATTGATGCGAAACTTTCTTAATTTTGGATATTAAACTGGATGATGTGGGAAATGATTTGAGACTTAAAATTTGTAGTTTATTGTGATGCAAGGACTTCATTTCATTAGGATCGAAATCAATCtgaaaccaattaaaaatttagtTGCCCTTACTagaaaattcatttgtttcgGAATTGATTTTCATTCATATACAAGTAGAGCTCAATAGCAATCCAACAAGTAGGAGAAGTAAATAAATAGGAACTCTTGGATCAAACTAGTTTCAGTAAATATCCCAAGCTTCCTTTGTTGTCCGGTCTATTCACAAGAGGAAATGTGGAACTTTGTACAACTTAGAGCTTATGGATAAATGTCCATCCCCTATAAACGAAACTTTCTCCTCGCCCTAATTGCATCTTGAAGTACGGCTTTCCTGGCCGTTGTCTACCTAAGGCCGAAAGCCAAAGGACAGGACAGGAAAAGAAGCCGGCTttgggccaaaaccaaaagtacacttacatatgtacatatgtaatatatgtacatatatgcacatgcacatgtgTACAAATGTGGGAAGGAACTACTTCTATTCATACAATTTTGTATACATTACATTACCAGGCCCCATTTAGTTGGAATTGAACTAGAAAACGAGATGTTTACAATGTCTTGCTCGttttttcgcatttattttgtattccgtttcgtttcgttctCCCTTGGTTGtgtaaagtaaaaaaataaaaagcgggGTTTGCGAAACATCTGCCGAACAGAAGGCTGATACTTTTCTATATAtcattggcatttatttattaacataaAAACCCAGTGAACCATGGTCATGCAACCCATCATCCAAAAACCCCGCCCCTTGTGCCACATTTTCTTCTCGTCTTctctcatttcattttgcatcACATTTCCCCCccattttttttactttcgtTTTAAAACGCGGCTTAAATATCCGAACAATACCGATGGTTATATGGGATATATGGGTAGCTGTGCATATATCTTCGTCTGATTACTTAAGCCGCCcacaaaatagaaaacaaaagtgacAACGGCCACAAAAACCTTTTCAATTACCAAAAAATAGTTGGGTCCACAGACTGGCTGCCTGGAAGAGTTGGGGGCATTGTCTCATTTGTCCCCTATTTTATGCTAAATACAAACATTTGTGGGTCGCCTATTTAGCTACCGAAATGAGCTGGGAGTGGTGTCAACGATTACCCCGGGAACACCTTTCTTATCCGGCTATTGaatatgaatttttaaaagctttaaacACGCGATGGGAATTTACACACAGTCACTGTCGTTCACTCCCTTTCGCTGTCGCTGTCTGTGCGATGGATTTTCGAACTTTTATGCTCACTTTGATTGACTGCAACGGACTATGAATACCGATGATGACGTTGATGGGCCaatgccaaaaacttttggctGTAAATGCGTAGGGAAGAAGGGTGAGAAGGGGTGGAGATTATCACATCGGCCGAAcatgcatttaatttcaatttaaacgCTTTTGCAAATTATGTGTGAAGtgatttctctttttgttATGCCATCTCAGTCAGCGCAGTAAAggaaatcatttatttatgagaaAATATATTCAACATATTACCCATCAGACAATTAAGATACATTTCTATAGACTGTTTAATAAATGGCAGGAAGTTCCCAATcgcgatttaattaaataaagagaCTAACTTTCGCACATTCTTATTTACCCTATTTATTAAATTGgccacaaattaatatttgaatatgTTTTCCTTTCTAACGTTTCCATCTCGATGCGATGCTTTATGAAATGTACTTAAGAAGAAACAACCATCATTAAAAAGAACATTCATATTCCTTGCTTAAACAACCATATAAAGTGGGTAGTAATTCTTTATGCAGTCTTTTGTGAATCCCATCTCATCAGCAATGGCCAGTATTAAGTCGTAACTGCCCCTCCCTGGCTTACTTTACATTGATCCATTGCACAACAACACCATAAAGTCGTCGAACAACAAAAGACTGTCATGGTAACTCAACACCAATCACCGTCACTGCTTGTTCCACatgggaaaaattaaaaaaacaaagaaataggAGTAAGTAAAAAACAAGAGtgaaaaaagctgaaaaatatGTTGACATCCAATGAATGTCCGAACCGTTTTTCTCGTTTATATGTTGGGCTGGCTATGGGTGGTTTGCGCCTGGTTTGGATGGTCTTTCGATGCTTGATGACTACCACGCGATGTGGTCCAGTTTGATGGCCGGGAATCCAGATATCCTCTTTTCCATCAAAAGCAATTTGTGTGGGAAATCATGAACAGCGACAGGGACAACTGGTGCCATCAATTGACTAACAGATACCCTGTGTTGTGTCAATTAAAGCAGTTGTTTGtgtaaaacaacaaatgttcAATAGTTACaattttagaaatatatatctttttctATATTagaatatatttcttaaaatgtataatacaATGTAGAAATAATGcccaaaaaacatttgttcTTCTTGGAAACCATTTATGCTACCGATTATGCGGTTCTGtattgtttacaaataaaattcttaaaattctttgataataataaaatgtgaaGCAGAAAAAAGGAGCAACAATTGCATCATGGACatgcattgttgttgctagtttggctgctgctgacgtgcatgctgctgttgctgcctttgttgtttttgctgctgctgatctATTGGGAACGTGCTGAGACATCCGCTGGTGGTAGACGCTCGCCAATGTCGCCTCCGGGCGCTCAAGCATTGTTATGTCATCATTACCAGCTACCAGCAACAGTAGCAGCACAAGCAACACAActagcagcaacagcaacaacagcagcaatgtGTGCCAGCTACAACAGCAATTTGACCGACCGAACGCAACGGCAATGCGGACGATGCTTTCTGCGGTTCGGGCTTTGTACTTATTTCTGCCCCTTGGCCACCACCTCATCCGCCTCCCCGCCGCCTCGCCACCGCTTCTCCTGCCCTGTTTCTATCTgtggcacacacatgcaacgCATATTGAACGATAAAGCAAAGcttgcagcggcaacaacagtgcgttgttgttgcacttTGGGTATACCCTTTTCGCGGGTTGAACTATTTGTCTGAGGTATCTGCTGGTGAAAACTATCTGAAAACAGTACGTTAATTTGCAAGGATACTATTTTGGCTAGACTGAACACTTAGTTGTAGgattgcaaattaattaaacttaattggaGATATATAGTTAAATCGGTATAGTCATATCCCAGTTGTCctttaaagtctttaaattCGGATCTCTTTAGTAACCTGAATATTTACTAGATAGATAGGATTGTAAGTAGAGAGTATACAACCTTCGTCGCGTTTAGGACAGCTTACACAAAGTCTTGTTGTTTGGAATAGACCTACATGCATCGGTGCTCTCTCAGTGATTCTGGGTCTGGTGCTGCTCACACGCTTTGGTCATTAAACGGCCTTGTGCCACTATCAACTGTCCACCGTATGTGTACCGCACCATTATGCCATTATAGcaaatactatatatgtactatataccATACAGCGAGCCGTACCATTACCATCCATCTCGATGGTGGTCACCTCTGTGCGTGTGCGACAGTTGTCATTGTTTTGTCGCTGGTTCGCATTCCACAGCGATTGCAACTTATTGCCATCTACCACCTTTCGAAAGTCGGCGCCAGCTGTAGGCGATTATAACATCGCTAAAAACCCATAAATATTCTATAAAGCCAATAGACTCGCATGCAATTACGTTTACAATACTGTTATATGAGGTGAGGGGCCAATAGGGCTAAAAGGCAGAAAGGAGTTCTTCCCCGCTGTGGGTTTATCAACCTCACGAGTCGAGTCATCGAGGTTGGTTATCAGTTGGGTTGTTGTCCAATCGATCTATCGATCGATTAGCCCGCTGATAGGTTAAAGCACTCCGCACATGGCTGCAAACAAAAAGAGTCGTGAATTTATGGAACTGCACAAAACTGCGTGTGTTTGTTCGCCATGATTACTTTCGCATAACAGATGCGCCATGTTATTCCTTGCTGCTGccaataattaaattgatgTATTAGTCTGTGGGGACGAAACTGGGAAGTTGATCCAGAAAGTGCCATAATAATATCAACGTTATTGTGTTTTGCGTTTATTCAATGGCTTCTAGTTGGATTTTATCAGTTAGGCTTGGCTTGCTtgaatgttttatatattttttatttaatttaaaaataacactaaataaaatgaaatgtcCGTCAGAAAGCTACCTACTCTATGAATGTGAATGAATAGTTTGGCAATAGCATTCCTAATCCTCAATGTGCTTTTCACATGCTTTGAACCAAATAAATTGGCATTGTGGTCTTCTATTTAATTCCTATGCTAATTATTTGGATTAAAACTTCCCAGACAAGCTAAAAGTTGCCTAAACCCAATGGCAAATTAAGAGTAAACCACTAGCATATTAATCAGGCTTTTGATAAACTACATTCAGCCACAGAAAAATCTGTGGAAGTGCACTCCCGTTAGTTGCCAGAGGGTAACTAAAGAAAACCCCAATCAAACCACAAAAGTACACGTAGTTTCTGCTGTTTGGGGCTCTGTTTTAATTGATAAAAGCAGAGGGGCGAGGTCAGAGGTTTTCACACGAAGCCAACATGAAATCAGAGATGTAGGATATGCTGTGGCCTTATATAAGTATATGCGAATgagcatatgtacatatgtatgtatatccccCGCAGCAGAATCAGCATCTCACATTCCACCCACTCGAGCGGAATTTCCGTGAATCCGAAAACCAAATCCGAAATCCAAGTTGGCCAGCTGGCGTGGAGAATTTTCAGCGAGAGCTCCGATTGCCACCGGCAGTGTGCGAGTATGATGATGAACTTTATGTGCGGCATGCCACAGAACGAGCGACTGTGCAACTGCTAGCACAGTTGACCAGCGTTAACTCCTCTAACTCTGCTGATCTATAACCTAACCCCttctcccctccccctcttcCCTCTTGCAGACACATCCCGAAGGCCAAGGCAACGGCCATTGCCGATACGCCCGAGCTGAAGCGCATCGCGGAGAACACGAAAATCCAGTCGAACGTTAAGTACCACGCGGACTTTGAGAAGGCCAAGGGCAAATTTACACAGGTCAGTGCAGAGAAGTTGAGAGTGCAAGATGTGCACAGGAAGCGCAATTATCCAAAGTTGTTTTTACTTCTATTGCGAACTTATTCCTTATTAGGTTTAATTCAGTTCCGCAATGGATAGGTCGTTGAAATGTTTATATAGTACATTTTGATAAGTAAATTCGGTTCGTACTAACTGGCACCTTTGActtcatatgtacatattactAAAGCGCGGTCTTTATGAAGTTCAGTTCAGTGcggaacatacatatatctgtcCTAAGGTTGCGATAAggcttgatatatgtacaGTTGCATCCCCCATTTGGAGCATGCCGTTGCTAATTGCTTTTGCATCCGACAGGTGGCCGATGACCCGGAAACGCTGAGGATCAAACAGAACACGAAGCACATATCGAACGTGGCATATCACGGGGATCTGGAGAAGAAGGCGGCCATGGAGAAGCAGCGAGGATCCGCCGAGGTCTCCGACAGCAGCAGTGAGTAGTCGCCTTGCACTCGACCTCCTTCCTCCGTCTGTATCTATCACTATATCCATCTCTATGAGACCAGACCCCTCCAAGCCTCTAACTGTTGTATCTTTCCTCCTCATCATCACTGGTATTAAAGCTTTATTGTTTGCGACCGCTCGTTCGCTTAATAATGGTCAGTTGGTGGTGGGCCGGGCTTACtgtttgaattaatttattcgaatttcaattgacTTAATGTGTTTATAATAGTCTATTGACGTCATTCACTCATGCATGCATTCAAATGGtcacaaaaaattacaaagCCTGCTTACAGAGAACATGTGTAGCGGTTGTTATTGATTTCTTTGTTCAttgaattaaacatttaaatttctattaaatgtcacttgaattattttactcaaaaaaaaaagtcttcCCTTTCCTTCTTATCCTTCccttttttatgattttatttaccTAATCCGTATCCTTACTGTGTATCCACTGTACTTCTACTGTATAGAAATGCATGTGGCAAGTCAGAATTTGCAATTCTGCACTATCCATCCATGTTGTATCTATTTCCATCACAGCTGTCACATTGTGTAATTAATATTGATTATAATGCCGTTTTTTATggtttgttttctttccttttattttgttgtggaCTTTGTTTAtcatttgttgccatttatCCCACACCATCAACCAACtgcaacaataaaatcaacaacatAATATGTGTGCTTTCTGAACTACCGTTAACCTAACGatacacacaacacaacaacaacaacaccaccaccacacacatccacactAACAACAACGACTGTGGACAATGTTGCAACTAATTAATCGCCACCGCGAAATCGATAAATATcgaaaaaatcgaaaagatGAATCGGAATACTTCTCTGAGCAATTGGCAGCTGAACAATTCTCGCAATATGCACCCACAGCCTCACCCATTCCGCCAGCAGCGACGACActacaccagcaacaacagcagctgcaacaccaacagcagcagcaacaacagcagcagtaccagcaacatcagcagcaactgcagcagcagcagcaacaacaccaacaccaacactatctgcaacagcagcaacagaccctgccaccgccacccatACAACACCAGCAATACAACACAGCGGCCATAACGCCCACTTACCAACAActccaacagcaacagcagcatcagcaacaacagcagcaacagcgggcacagcagcaacaactgcacgATCCCTATGCACACTACCAGCAACCACAGGCGctgcgccagcagcagcagcaacaacaacagcagcagcaacagcagcagctgctgcaacagcaagCCATTAAACAAGCCTCACATCTGTATCCCACAGCAACatcccagcagcaacagatgcCGCCACCACAGTCGCCGGCGAATCCGCAGCAGCAAGCGCTTAACAGCTACAATGAGATGCGCTCGGCCATACTCCAGAACTCCCATCACCCCAGCGGCAATTCCGTGGATCAGTACGaccagccacagcagcagcaacagagcACCAACCCCACGCTGGTGGCTGCCCCACAGCAGCAATCGCACCACAGCCTGCTGAACAACAATGCCAGCAACGGCGGCATTTCGCACAGCCAccacagcaacatcaacaataATGGGCACGGCTCCCAGACCCAAATGTTGCCGCCACAAATGAGACGCTCGGCGGCCAGTGTCGCCTACGATGGCAACGGCAAGCAACAAGTGGCAGCCGGGCCAGGAGCTGCCCAGAATCACCTGCAGCAATTGTACGCGTCTCCCAATTACACCGCTGTGACTCCTTCGGAAAATTCGATAAACGTTAAGCAGCACGCCAGCAATGGCCATGTGccaagccagcagcaacagcatgtGGCAGGCGGCAGCAATATCGGGAAGATAGCGGACTACGATCCGCTCACGGATGGACCAAGGGTGGTGCCCAATGCCGGCCGGTCCAGCACCACTTTGGTCTACAGCTCCGAGCCACGGGGCACTCAAGGTGGTAAGTTGCGGAGCAGGCTAGCTGGTAGTTCGAGGTAGTGATAGTGCGCGCTCAGCTCGATGTTACACACTCATCTTGTCCTTGTCCCCGGCTAGAAAATATGTAGCGTTAACAGAACTAATCCAGCCTTGTATGTCCTCGCAGGCAACAGCGTGTACCCCAAGCGCATTGGCTCCGTTTCCGATATTGATCCTGCCAACGGCATCTACGGATCGCTTACCGCCGCCGAGCAGGCTCACCAACAGCAGAAGCACCAGCAGTACTACCAACAGGTGC
This genomic interval from Drosophila teissieri strain GT53w chromosome 3L, Prin_Dtei_1.1, whole genome shotgun sequence contains the following:
- the LOC122615478 gene encoding LIM and SH3 domain protein Lasp isoform X1, encoding MNKTCARCQKVVYPIEELKCLDKTWHKTCFKCTECGMTLNMKTYKGYNKMPYCEAHIPKAKATAIADTPELKRIAENTKIQSNVKYHADFEKAKGKFTQVADDPETLRIKQNTKHISNVAYHGDLEKKAAMEKQRGSAEVSDSSNESEYFSEQLAAEQFSQYAPTASPIPPAATTLHQQQQQLQHQQQQQQQQQYQQHQQQLQQQQQQHQHQHYLQQQQQTLPPPPIQHQQYNTAAITPTYQQLQQQQQHQQQQQQQRAQQQQLHDPYAHYQQPQALRQQQQQQQQQQQQQQLLQQQAIKQASHLYPTATSQQQQMPPPQSPANPQQQALNSYNEMRSAILQNSHHPSGNSVDQYDQPQQQQQSTNPTLVAAPQQQSHHSLLNNNASNGGISHSHHSNINNNGHGSQTQMLPPQMRRSAASVAYDGNGKQQVAAGPGAAQNHLQQLYASPNYTAVTPSENSINVKQHASNGHVPSQQQQHVAGGSNIGKIADYDPLTDGPRVVPNAGRSSTTLVYSSEPRGTQGGNSVYPKRIGSVSDIDPANGIYGSLTAAEQAHQQQKHQQYYQQVQMMQQQEHPPQQQQMRQQPSYSSLQEKQSRQSTSMRVYRAIYDYEAQDVDEVSFREGDVIFEVESIDSGWMTGRVERTGKTGMLPANYVEQAVI
- the LOC122615478 gene encoding LIM and SH3 domain protein Lasp isoform X2 codes for the protein MNKTCARCQKVVYPIEELKCLDKTWHKTCFKCTECGMTLNMKTYKGYNKMPYCEAHIPKAKATAIADTPELKRIAENTKIQSNVKYHADFEKAKGKFTQVADDPETLRIKQNTKHISNVAYHGDLEKKAAMEKQRGSAEVSDSSTSPIPPAATTLHQQQQQLQHQQQQQQQQQYQQHQQQLQQQQQQHQHQHYLQQQQQTLPPPPIQHQQYNTAAITPTYQQLQQQQQHQQQQQQQRAQQQQLHDPYAHYQQPQALRQQQQQQQQQQQQQQLLQQQAIKQASHLYPTATSQQQQMPPPQSPANPQQQALNSYNEMRSAILQNSHHPSGNSVDQYDQPQQQQQSTNPTLVAAPQQQSHHSLLNNNASNGGISHSHHSNINNNGHGSQTQMLPPQMRRSAASVAYDGNGKQQVAAGPGAAQNHLQQLYASPNYTAVTPSENSINVKQHASNGHVPSQQQQHVAGGSNIGKIADYDPLTDGPRVVPNAGRSSTTLVYSSEPRGTQGGNSVYPKRIGSVSDIDPANGIYGSLTAAEQAHQQQKHQQYYQQVQMMQQQEHPPQQQQMRQQPSYSSLQEKQSRQSTSMRVYRAIYDYEAQDVDEVSFREGDVIFEVESIDSGWMTGRVERTGKTGMLPANYVEQAVI
- the LOC122615478 gene encoding LIM and SH3 domain protein Lasp isoform X3 — its product is MNKTCARCQKVVYPIEELKCLDKTWHKTCFKCTECGMTLNMKTYKGYNKMPYCEAHIPKAKATAIADTPELKRIAENTKIQSNVKYHADFEKAKGKFTQVADDPETLRIKQNTKHISNVAYHGDLEKKAAMEKQRGSAEVSDSSTTSQQQQMPPPQSPANPQQQALNSYNEMRSAILQNSHHPSGNSVDQYDQPQQQQQSTNPTLVAAPQQQSHHSLLNNNASNGGISHSHHSNINNNGHGSQTQMLPPQMRRSAASVAYDGNGKQQVAAGPGAAQNHLQQLYASPNYTAVTPSENSINVKQHASNGHVPSQQQQHVAGGSNIGKIADYDPLTDGPRVVPNAGRSSTTLVYSSEPRGTQGGNSVYPKRIGSVSDIDPANGIYGSLTAAEQAHQQQKHQQYYQQVQMMQQQEHPPQQQQMRQQPSYSSLQEKQSRQSTSMRVYRAIYDYEAQDVDEVSFREGDVIFEVESIDSGWMTGRVERTGKTGMLPANYVEQAVI